Proteins encoded in a region of the Solanum dulcamara chromosome 9, daSolDulc1.2, whole genome shotgun sequence genome:
- the LOC129902817 gene encoding ethylene-responsive transcription factor ERF010-like: protein MMEGEKRKQRQHQQDKPYRGIRMRKWGKWVAEIREPHKRSRIWLGSYSSPVAAARAYDTAVFYLRGPSARLNFPECIVDDHEIHDLSAASIRKKATEVGARVDALQTAIHNSTANPAESNCNSNSKPTRVMMKPDLNEYPSPESCEEDN, encoded by the coding sequence ATGATGGAAGGAGAAAAGAGAAAGCAAAGGCAACACCAACAAGATAAGCCATACAGAGGTATACGGATGAGGAAGTGGGGTAAATGGGTGGCTGAAATTAGAGAACCACACAAACGCTCTAGAATTTGGCTTGGTTCTTACTCTTCCCCTGTAGCTGCTGCCCGTGCTTACGACACGGCTGTATTTTACTTGCGAGGTCCTTCAGCTAGGCTTAATTTTCCTGAATGCATAGTTGACGACCATGAAATTCACGATCTATCTGCTGCTTCTATTAGGAAGAAAGCTACTGAGGTGGGTGCTAGAGTTGATGCCCTCCAAACAGCGATTCACAATTCTACTGCTAATCCTGCTGAATCCAACTGTAATTCGAATTCTAAACCCACAAGGGTCATGATGAAGCCGGATTTGAATGAATATCCTAGCCCAGAAAGTTGCGAGGAAGATAATTGA
- the LOC129904526 gene encoding uncharacterized protein LOC129904526 isoform X1, with product MQEWLKISFVAVSSVILVLILITIIKRRCCPRKSRDESNSENLQNGISKLHHHHVSNIHHLERDGTKKTNNYYVFKHNYFNWSDHPSLVTDVVENGWSRFAFTSYAPSPSVRSSAKSLLGSCGGVGENVFEVDMSWEIFQDSSDFMQKIRFNSGVRKLNKSCKFMSASSVVRTCLPLPGPHLGNSSFPQESYFEITILPWNQDSSSNNLEVMGKTKEDKLDLEKIKLIREDSSNSKANSESLLHVTSSSHHHHRVNGHQKIQESKESDQFILLSIGLSSGGSLPHKLPGSYPGSIGFNSNGSVFLDGMKLVFESQREEWGKAEKVIGCGYNPSQKKVFFTVNSLLVHEILCKTEEFGNPLYPTLASNGDILVLVNLGQSIFKYPPANLQRTQNPCFIGPLMENDSPILGYEDSKELFSMGRIDAQWLNRSNTRSNNNTVNSLKQVLDYDLESEGDLFEIVLDNSNSYSRSPNPL from the exons ATGCAAGAATGGTTAAAGATTAGTTTTGTAGCAGTTTCAAGTGTGATTCTTGTTTTAATTCTAATCACAATTATTAAGAGAAGATGTTGTCCAAGAAAATCTAGAGATGAATCAAATTCAGAAAATTTGCAAAATGGGATTTCAaaacttcatcatcatcatgtaAGTAATATTCATCATCTTGAAAGAGATGGTACAAagaaaactaataattattatgttttcaaacACAACTATTTCAATTGGTCTGATCATCCATCACTAGTAACTGATGTTGTTGAAAATGGATGGTCAAGATTTGCTTTCACATCATATGCTCCATCTCCATCCGTTAGATCATCAGCTAAGTCCCTTTTAGGATCATGTGGTGGTGTTGGTGAAAATGTATTTGAGGTTGATATGAGTTGGGAAATTTTTCAAGATTCATCTGATTTTATGCAGAAAATTCGATTCAATTCTGGTGTTCGAAAACTCAACAAAAGTTGTAAATTTATGTCAGCTTCCTCTGTTGTTAGAACTTGTTTGCCTTTACCAGGACCCCATTTGGGAAATTCATCATTTCCTCAAGAATCTTATTTTGAGATTACTATTTTGCCTTGGAATCAagatagtagtagtaataatctTGAAGTTATGGGAAAGACAAAAGAGGATAAATTAGATTTGGAGAAAATTAAGCTTATTAGAGAGGACTCTTCTAATTCAAAGGCTAATTCAGAGTCTTTGCTTCATGTTACAAGTAGTAGTCATCATCATCATAGGGTAAATGGAcatcaaaaaattcaagaatcaaagGAGAGTGATCAGTTCATTCTGTTGTCAATTGGGCTATCAAGTGGTGGTTCTCTTCCACATAAGCTTCCAGGCAGCTATCCAGGTTCTATTGGATTCAACTCAAATGGTTCTGTTTTTCTTGATG gAATGAAATTGGTGTTTGAATCACAAAGAGAAGAGTGGGGAAAAGCAGAAAAAGTAATTGGTTGTGGTTACAATCCAAGCCAAAAGAAGGTGTTTTTCACAGTGAATTCATTGCTAGTACATGAAATTCTTTGCAAAACAGAGGAATTTGGGAACCCGCTTTACCCAACTTTAGCATCAAATGGTGACATATTAGTACTAGTAAATCTTGGAcaaagtatatttaaatatccACCAGCAAATCTACAAAGGACACAAAATCCTTGCTTCATTGGCCCATTAATGGAAAATGATTCACCAATTCTTGGATATGAAGACAGCAAGGAACTTTTCTCAATGGGTAGAATTGATGCACAATGGCTCAATAGAAGTAACACAAGAAGCAATAACAATACTGTTAATAGTTTGAAACAAGTATTAGATTATGATTTGGAGTCTGAAGGTGATTTATTTGAAATTGTCTTGGATAATAGTAATAGTTATTCAAGATCTCCTAACCCTTTGTAG
- the LOC129904526 gene encoding protein SSH4 isoform X2 yields MNQIQKICKMGFQNFIIIISHHHHRVNGHQKIQESKESDQFILLSIGLSSGGSLPHKLPGSYPGSIGFNSNGSVFLDGMKLVFESQREEWGKAEKVIGCGYNPSQKKVFFTVNSLLVHEILCKTEEFGNPLYPTLASNGDILVLVNLGQSIFKYPPANLQRTQNPCFIGPLMENDSPILGYEDSKELFSMGRIDAQWLNRSNTRSNNNTVNSLKQVLDYDLESEGDLFEIVLDNSNSYSRSPNPL; encoded by the exons ATGAATCAAATTCAGAAAATTTGCAAAATGGGATTTCAaaacttcatcatcatcat TAGTCATCATCATCATAGGGTAAATGGAcatcaaaaaattcaagaatcaaagGAGAGTGATCAGTTCATTCTGTTGTCAATTGGGCTATCAAGTGGTGGTTCTCTTCCACATAAGCTTCCAGGCAGCTATCCAGGTTCTATTGGATTCAACTCAAATGGTTCTGTTTTTCTTGATG gAATGAAATTGGTGTTTGAATCACAAAGAGAAGAGTGGGGAAAAGCAGAAAAAGTAATTGGTTGTGGTTACAATCCAAGCCAAAAGAAGGTGTTTTTCACAGTGAATTCATTGCTAGTACATGAAATTCTTTGCAAAACAGAGGAATTTGGGAACCCGCTTTACCCAACTTTAGCATCAAATGGTGACATATTAGTACTAGTAAATCTTGGAcaaagtatatttaaatatccACCAGCAAATCTACAAAGGACACAAAATCCTTGCTTCATTGGCCCATTAATGGAAAATGATTCACCAATTCTTGGATATGAAGACAGCAAGGAACTTTTCTCAATGGGTAGAATTGATGCACAATGGCTCAATAGAAGTAACACAAGAAGCAATAACAATACTGTTAATAGTTTGAAACAAGTATTAGATTATGATTTGGAGTCTGAAGGTGATTTATTTGAAATTGTCTTGGATAATAGTAATAGTTATTCAAGATCTCCTAACCCTTTGTAG
- the LOC129904215 gene encoding SUMO-conjugating enzyme SCE1-like — protein MVWQCSIPGKPSTDWDDGHYPLTMHFSEDYPSKPPKCKFPPDFFHPNVYPSGTVYLSILNEDSGWRPAITVKQILVGIQDLLDQPNPNDPAQTNGYQLYMQDSVVYKRRVKQQDKRYPALL, from the exons ATGGTCTGGCAATGTTCTATCCCTGGTAAACCTTCG ACTGACTGGGATGACGGTCACTATCCACTAACTATGCACTTCAGTGAAGACTATCCAAGCAAACCCCCGAAGTGCAAGTTTCCACCAGACTTCTTTCATCCAAATGTCTATCCTTCTGGAACTGTATATTTGTCTATTCTCAATGAGGATAGT GGATGGAGGCCAGCCATTACAGTTAAGCAAATTTTGGTGGGTATCCAAGATTTGCTTGACCAGCCAAATCCCAATGATCCAGCACAAACTAATGGTTATCAGCTCTATATGCAG GATTCAGTTGTGTACAAGAGGCGAGTGAAGCAGCAGGATAAGCGATATCCAGCTCTCCTCTAG